In Flammeovirgaceae bacterium, the sequence ACCCTGCCCGCTGCTGGTAAACATGGTGCAGGCCGGGCACAAAGGGGTAAAAAGCGGAAGCGGATTTTACACCTATACACCCGGCAATAAAGATCTGGTGGTGGCCGATCGGTTCAGGTAGTTGTTGGTTATTTGTTGATCCTTAATCACCATGAATAACCAACAATCAGTAAGGCAACCTACTTCTTCAGCAAATCCCTGATCTCGGTAAGCAACTGAATATCGGCCGGGGGCGGAGCCGGTGCGGCAGGCTTTTCGGCTTCTTTCTTTTGTGCGGCATTAACGCCTTTCACAATCAGAAACAAAACAAATGCAATAATAATAAAGTTGAGTACACCAGCCAGGAAGTTGCCGTATTTAACTGTACCAAAGATAGTAAGTTCATTAAGCTGGGTAAGTTGGGCGGCATCCAGGGCCGGTTTAAGCAACAGCGGAGTAATTACATCGTCAATCAGCGAGCTTACAATTTTACCGAAGGCCCCGCCAATAATTACACCCACGGCCAGGTCAATAACATTGCCACGCATGGCAAACTTTTTAAATTCTTGAAGCATAAGAATCGGGTTTAGTGTTGTTCGTTGTTGCCTGCTAAAGTAAAAATTATTTGCAAAGTAAAAACTTACTTTACCAGATTGACCGGGTTTCGCAGGCGGCTATACGAGGTAAGCTCCACACCGGCACTGCCGATAAACATATTGGCACTTACCTTTAACGGAATGAAATTCTTGTCATCCGAAAACCAGATGGTTATTGAATTTTCACCGCTAAACAGTTTGTTATCAGGCATAACGGGTTTTAAAACAACCGCCCTGAATTTACCGGCCTTTACCTTGATAGTTTCCTTGCCTTTATAAAGTACTTTCAGGTTATAAAAGGTATCTTCAAAAAAACCGCTTACAGTAACGGTGTCATTCAGTTTAAACTTACTGTAATCGTGTGTGCGCATAAACATAAACCCGCCAATAAGGTCGCGCACCTGGGCCGGGGCATCGTAATAAACCGGGTCTTTGTATTTGCCTGTTTTCTGATTGATGACTTTGGCCGTTATTTTCCCGTTCAGGTGATCAAACAGAATAACCTCATCTTTTTTATATTTCCCTTCGCGGATTTTACGATACGACATGTGCGGAACCAGCGCTGCGGTATCAATGTATGCTCCCCATTGGTCGTTCACATCAGCCACCCAGTCAACCATACCGGTTGTTCTTCCAAAAACATCCACCCGAAAACATTTGCGGTCGTTCATAGTGGTGTATTCATCATGGATTTTTACGGTACCCTTGCCGATGTTAAAAATTCCGTAGTGCATTTTATACTCCAGCGATTCGCCACGGGTAAAACTCTCGTTTTTAACAACCGGATAAATGTCGTTGCGTTCAGACTGGAACGAAGAGAGTGTCATGAGAAGTAGCAGATATTTAAAAATTGTTCTCATGTCGTATCCCGGCAAATTTAATCAATGGATGTTTCCAAAGCATTAAATCTCAAAGGCAGTGCCAGAAACCATTAAAAGTCAAAAAAGCCTTTTGAATTACACAGAAACATTGTTTTCGCGCAAGGCCTCGTTAAGTGATGTCTTTTTATCCGTACTCTCTTTCCGCCTGCCGATAATCAGGGCGCAGGGTACATTGTACGTTCCGGCCGTAAACTTTTTTGGATACGAGCCGGGAATAACCACTGAACGTTCGGGTACATATCCGGTGTATTCCACGGGGTCGGCTTGTGTAACATCGATAATTTTTGAACTGGCCGTTAATACTACGTTGGCACCCAGTACGGCCTCCCGTCCTACCCGAACACCTTCTACCACTATGCAGCGCGAGCCAATAAAGGCATTGTCTTCAATAATTACCGGGGCAGCCTGTACAGGCTCCAGCACACCGCCAATACCTACTCCACCGCTTAAGTGAACTTGTTTTCCAATCTGGGCACAACTGCCAACAGTTGCCCAGGTATCCACCATGGTACCTTCATCTACATACGCACCGATGTTGACATACGAGGGCATCATGATAACACCTTTGGCCAGGTAACTTCCGTAGCGGGCTACCGCGTGAGGTACCACACGCACACCAAGCGCTTTATAGTTGCGTTTCAACGCAATCTTGTCGTGAAATTCAAGCGGCCCGACTTCAACGGTTTCCATGGTTTGAATGGGGAAGTAAAGGATAACCGCTTTCTTTACCCACTCATTTACCTGCCAGGTTGTTCCAACCGGTTCGGCCACCCGCAGCTCACCTTTATCAAGTTGAGCTATAACCGACCGGATGGCGGCCTGGGTATCCTTTTGTTGTAATAATGAACGATCTTCCCACGCCTGTTCAACGATTTGTTTTAATTCCATTTTACGTTAGTTTGACGAATTGATTACCAAAACCTTGGCGCAAGTAATAAAAAAAAGAACAATCGTACTGGCTTCGGTATTGAAACCGGTAAACGAAACACGCATGTTCGAAAAACTGGGCGCCACATTTGCCACCCTTCCAAATGCGGTTGTACATATTATCGGGTTTCCGTCATCGCAGCAACTTGTACAGCATGAAAACCTTCAACTTCACGCGCATACTGCTAAACCGTTTGGCCGGTTAAGCCATCAGCGCATAACAGCCCCTGTACGCATACTATTTAAATTGCTGCAACTCAAACCCAGGCTGTTGATTATTACCACGCATGAACTGCTGGCTGTTGCCCTGTGGTGTAAATTTGTAACCGGCTGCCGGTTGGTGTATGATGTTCAGGAAAATTACTATTTCAACATCCGGTTTACCAAATCGTTTCCGGTTGTCATCCGGCAGGTACTTGCATTGGCGGTTCGGTTTAAAGAGTATCTCACCAAACCGTTTATCGATTACTACTTTCTGGCTGAAAGGGGTTATGTGCACGAACTTCGTTTTGCCCGTCCGTACCTGGTGCTGGAGAACAAATTACCCCAGCGCCTGGCCTTGAAGTTCAGGCGTCATCAGGCCGGGAATACCCGTTTGATTTTCAGCGGAACACTATCCGAAACAACGGGAGTCATTGAAGCTATTGAACTGGCTGCTAAACTACATCAACTGAATCCGGCTATTACGTTAACTGTTATAGGAAACAGTTTATCATTAAGCTTTTTGGCTTTGCTGAAACGAAAAGCTGAAACCTATCCGTTTATCAGACTGAAGGTTAGTGAATATCCTTTTGCACACGAGCAAATACTGGAAGCATTAGGCCAGGCCGATGCCGGCATTATTATCTATCCGCCTAATCCCTCAACAGCCAGTTCAATCCCAACCAAACTGTACGAATACCTGGCCGTGCAACTTCCGGTTATTATACGGCATAATGAAGCCTCGCACCAACTGGTTAACCACTTGAAAGCCGGTGTGCTGCTTACAACCCATTTCATGCCAGAGACCCTTCTAGCCTCCTTGCGGGAGGGCTTCAAACCGTTGGATAGTCCGTTAATTTATTGGGAATCAGCAGAAAACGAACTGGCAGCTATTATAAAAAGATTAATTCTCTGAGTATTTTTTAGATTAATCTAAACTTTTATTTTTGCGTATCGTAATTATTGCGGTATGCTCAGTTACACCGAAGAAAACTACCTCAAGTCCATTTACCACCTCTCAAATGCCGGAGAGCGGCCTGTGTTAACCAACGAACTGGCCGAAACCATGCAAACCAAACCCGCCTCGGTTACCGACATGATTAAAAAACTATCGGCTAAAAACCTGATAGCTTATGAAAAATATCATGGCGTTAACCTGCTGAAGCAAGGCAAGCAGGAAGCCCTGCAGATTATCCGCAAACACCGGCTGTGGGAAACTTTTCTGGTGAACAAACTCGGCTTTACCTGGGACGAAGTACATGAGGTAGCCGAGCAACTGGAACACATTCAATCAGGCTTGCTGATTGAGAAACTGGATAAATTTCTGGAATATCCTACCGTTGATCCGCACGGTCACCCCATCCCCGACCCCTCCGGTAAGATTAAGGAAGTAAAACAAATTCCTCTGGCTGAATTTCCGGCTTATAAAAAATGTACCATCCGTGCTGTAAAAAATGGTTCACCCTCCTTTCTGCAGTACTTGAGCAAAATCGGAATCTATATTGATGCTTCGGTAAGCATTGTGGATAAAGTTGAATTTGATGGATCGCTGGAAGTAAGCATCGACAACAAAAAGCGCGTTTTTATATCACGCGAAGCCGCGCAAAACTTAATGGTTACCGGGTAATATGAGTCTCAGGTTAACGATAGTTTTTCTTTCAATAACAGTTTCGATCAACCCGGTCAGCGCTCAGCAAACTACATTTAAGGGTACGGTTCTGGATGCCGAAACCCGCCAACCGCTTGCCTATGCTTCGGTACTGGTTACCGGTACCGATAACGGAACAACCACCGATGAAGCAGGAAATTTTATACTTGCCTTTACCGGTGAAGCAAAAAATACAATACTGAAAATTTCGTATGTAGGATATGTAACCGAATTACTTCCGATAAGTTCAAAACAAACACGGTACACCATCATGCTTAAACCCGAAGCCACTACCCTGCCGGAAGTGGC encodes:
- the mscL gene encoding large conductance mechanosensitive channel protein MscL, which encodes MLQEFKKFAMRGNVIDLAVGVIIGGAFGKIVSSLIDDVITPLLLKPALDAAQLTQLNELTIFGTVKYGNFLAGVLNFIIIAFVLFLIVKGVNAAQKKEAEKPAAPAPPPADIQLLTEIRDLLKK
- a CDS encoding DUF3108 domain-containing protein, which produces MRTIFKYLLLLMTLSSFQSERNDIYPVVKNESFTRGESLEYKMHYGIFNIGKGTVKIHDEYTTMNDRKCFRVDVFGRTTGMVDWVADVNDQWGAYIDTAALVPHMSYRKIREGKYKKDEVILFDHLNGKITAKVINQKTGKYKDPVYYDAPAQVRDLIGGFMFMRTHDYSKFKLNDTVTVSGFFEDTFYNLKVLYKGKETIKVKAGKFRAVVLKPVMPDNKLFSGENSITIWFSDDKNFIPLKVSANMFIGSAGVELTSYSRLRNPVNLVK
- a CDS encoding 2,3,4,5-tetrahydropyridine-2,6-dicarboxylate N-succinyltransferase yields the protein MELKQIVEQAWEDRSLLQQKDTQAAIRSVIAQLDKGELRVAEPVGTTWQVNEWVKKAVILYFPIQTMETVEVGPLEFHDKIALKRNYKALGVRVVPHAVARYGSYLAKGVIMMPSYVNIGAYVDEGTMVDTWATVGSCAQIGKQVHLSGGVGIGGVLEPVQAAPVIIEDNAFIGSRCIVVEGVRVGREAVLGANVVLTASSKIIDVTQADPVEYTGYVPERSVVIPGSYPKKFTAGTYNVPCALIIGRRKESTDKKTSLNEALRENNVSV
- a CDS encoding glycosyltransferase → MAQVIKKRTIVLASVLKPVNETRMFEKLGATFATLPNAVVHIIGFPSSQQLVQHENLQLHAHTAKPFGRLSHQRITAPVRILFKLLQLKPRLLIITTHELLAVALWCKFVTGCRLVYDVQENYYFNIRFTKSFPVVIRQVLALAVRFKEYLTKPFIDYYFLAERGYVHELRFARPYLVLENKLPQRLALKFRRHQAGNTRLIFSGTLSETTGVIEAIELAAKLHQLNPAITLTVIGNSLSLSFLALLKRKAETYPFIRLKVSEYPFAHEQILEALGQADAGIIIYPPNPSTASSIPTKLYEYLAVQLPVIIRHNEASHQLVNHLKAGVLLTTHFMPETLLASLREGFKPLDSPLIYWESAENELAAIIKRLIL
- a CDS encoding metal-dependent transcriptional regulator — encoded protein: MLSYTEENYLKSIYHLSNAGERPVLTNELAETMQTKPASVTDMIKKLSAKNLIAYEKYHGVNLLKQGKQEALQIIRKHRLWETFLVNKLGFTWDEVHEVAEQLEHIQSGLLIEKLDKFLEYPTVDPHGHPIPDPSGKIKEVKQIPLAEFPAYKKCTIRAVKNGSPSFLQYLSKIGIYIDASVSIVDKVEFDGSLEVSIDNKKRVFISREAAQNLMVTG